The following proteins are co-located in the Paludibaculum fermentans genome:
- the nirD gene encoding nitrite reductase small subunit NirD: MSWLKVTPAENVPLREGRSVCIGRREIAIFHLTDGFKAIDNRCPHNLGPLCDGITKGTTVVCPLHGWNINLENGKVLKPDVPVGVTTYPVRVIEGIVEIQLPEMKEAVA; this comes from the coding sequence ATGAGCTGGCTGAAAGTCACTCCCGCTGAAAACGTACCCCTGCGCGAAGGCCGCAGCGTCTGCATCGGACGGCGCGAAATCGCGATCTTCCATCTGACCGACGGCTTTAAGGCGATCGACAACCGCTGCCCGCACAATCTGGGGCCGCTGTGCGACGGCATCACGAAGGGCACAACCGTCGTTTGTCCGCTGCATGGTTGGAACATCAACCTGGAGAACGGCAAGGTGCTGAAGCCGGACGTGCCCGTGGGTGTCACCACCTATCCCGTGCGCGTGATTGAAGGGATTGTCGAGATCCAGCTGCCGGAGATGAAGGAGGCCGTCGCATGA